The Erwinia billingiae Eb661 nucleotide sequence TTTTCACAATATCCGCCATCACTGACAGGGCGATTTCGGCCGGCGTTTTGCTGCCTATCGCCAGACCGATTGGGCCTTTAATGCGGGTAAGATCCTCAGGCTGCATACCGCCCATCTTCTGCAGACGATGCTTTCTTTTTTCACTGTTTTTTACCGACCCCATAATGCCAATGTAAAAAGCAGGCGTATTGATGGCTTCCATCATCGTCAGCTCATCAATCCGCGGATCGTGGGTTAAGGAAACGATGGCGACCGAGGGATGAGCGCCATGCAGTTCGAGCCAGCGGGCGGGATGCTGCGGCACAATCGTCACATTATCGGCACCGGCAAAATGCAACTCCAGCTCGCTGAGCATCTCCTGCCGGTGTTCACAAACGCGAACGTGGAACCCCAATATCTGGCCAAGGCGGATACACTCAAATGCCACCGTCGAGTAGCCCGCGATCAGCAGCTCAGGAATCGCACCGACCGGCAGGAGGATTTGCCGATCGCTGTAGTCCAGTACAGGCAATTTCTGCGCGGGCGAAAGGCGATACCAGTCGGCACGCGCCCCCACAACCACCGTTTTCACCATCTGCATTTTGCCGGACAGAGCTTGCTGCATCGCCTGCAACAGCGTTAAACCCGCCGCGTCAGGTGGCAGGTATTCAATCAACACCTCCAGGCTTCCGCCACAGGGCAGCTGCACATCCGGACGCATTCCCCCCTCGCCGTAGCGAATAATCTGGCTCCATGCGCGGTAATTGCCTGCCGCCAGCTGTGTCAGAAAATCCTCTTCAATGCAGCCGCCAGACAGCGATCCGCAATATTCGCCTTCGCTGTTTACCGCCATAAGGGTTCCCGGTGCGCGAGGCGAAGAGCCATAGGTACGCAGAACCGTACAGACCCATACGGGCTGTGCGGACTGACACCACTTCAGTGCGGCATTCACCACGCGCTGGTCGAGAGTGATCATTATTTTTTATCTCGCATCAAAAGATCGTCCGGCCGGTCGACATCCAGCAGGCAACCACGGTCAGTCAGAAAAACCGGTTCCGGTAAGTTTGTCTGCATCAGCATCTGCGCACCCACGTCGCCCTGTAAGGTCAGCAGTTCAGGATAAAACCGCTGGCGGAATCCCACAGGATGCCCCTGTTTACCCGCCACCACCGCGCGCACCACAGGATGTTGTTCCAACGCTTCAGCCACGGCCAGATAACTGGCGGTGGTTAGCCAGGGCAGATCGCCCAGTGAAATCAGCACGCCATCATAGTTGTCACAGGCTTTAACGCCTGCCGCTATCGAATGGCCAATGCCGTCACTGTGGCAAAATACCGGCGTGACACCGGCCAATAACGCATGGATACGATGATCCTCTGGCCGGGTGACCACAAAGACCGGCAGCCCGGTGGCGGCCGCCTGGTCCAGCGTGTGCTGCAGGACCGGCCTGCCGTTGACCAGCGCCAGTAATTTATGCTCACCCGTGGCCTGGCGGAAGCGCCGGCTATGTCCCGCAGCCAGCAGCAGGATCGCGGTATTAATTTTTACGCTGCCTGGCAACCTGTTCGGCGGTCACCGTTCCCTGCTTGCCACCAAACTGCAGCAGTACGTAGTTTGCTACCGCCGCAACTTCCTGATCGGAATATTTTTCGGCAAAGTCAGGCATCACCAGCACCTGATCGTTCACGTTCAGATGGGTGCCGCGCAACATCGCCTGCACCACACTGCGACCTTGCGGATCGTTAACCGCCGTACTGCCTTTTAACGAGGCATAAGGCGTCTGCCGTCCGGCACCATTCCACAGGTGGCAACCGCTGCAGTCACCGGCAAAGAGCTGCTGCCCCTGAGAGGATGTCTGCGATGCAGGCAGAATCGCACTGGAACGCGTCGCGCCTTCGGGCTGCAAGTTCACTTTGGCGCTGGCATCCGTGGCAACCGGTTCGATATGTCGCAGATACTTCACCAGCGCCGCATTGTCTTCTGGCGTCAGATACTGCGTGCTGTTTTGCACCACCTCCGCCATCGGGCCTGACGCGCTGCTCCGGCCTTCCGCGTGCCCTGCGGCAAGGAATTGTGAAAGCTGGGCGTCGGTCCACTCGCCAATACCGGTTTCTTTATCCGGCGTAATATTGCCGGCAAACCAACCCTGCACCACTTCGCCGCTTAACGCCTTGCCGCTCTTCAGGCCAAAGCCGATATTGCGTGGAGTATGGCATTCCGCACAGTGACCGAGTGGTCCGGCGAGATAGGCGCCGCGATTCCATTCATCGTCCTGCTCAGGAACCGGCGCAAAACGCTGATTATTGAAAAAGGCCAGATTCCAGAAGGTCATGCCCCAGCGCTGATCGAAGGGGAAGGAAAGGTCGTTGGCACGGTTAGCCTGTTTCACCGGCGGCAGGCTGAACAGCCAGGCTTTGATCGCCAGCACATCATCACGGCTCATGCCGGTGTAGGAGGTATAAGGCATCGCCGG carries:
- a CDS encoding XdhC family protein — protein: MITLDQRVVNAALKWCQSAQPVWVCTVLRTYGSSPRAPGTLMAVNSEGEYCGSLSGGCIEEDFLTQLAAGNYRAWSQIIRYGEGGMRPDVQLPCGGSLEVLIEYLPPDAAGLTLLQAMQQALSGKMQMVKTVVVGARADWYRLSPAQKLPVLDYSDRQILLPVGAIPELLIAGYSTVAFECIRLGQILGFHVRVCEHRQEMLSELELHFAGADNVTIVPQHPARWLELHGAHPSVAIVSLTHDPRIDELTMMEAINTPAFYIGIMGSVKNSEKRKHRLQKMGGMQPEDLTRIKGPIGLAIGSKTPAEIALSVMADIVKTRNGV
- a CDS encoding nucleotidyltransferase family protein produces the protein MPGSVKINTAILLLAAGHSRRFRQATGEHKLLALVNGRPVLQHTLDQAAATGLPVFVVTRPEDHRIHALLAGVTPVFCHSDGIGHSIAAGVKACDNYDGVLISLGDLPWLTTASYLAVAEALEQHPVVRAVVAGKQGHPVGFRQRFYPELLTLQGDVGAQMLMQTNLPEPVFLTDRGCLLDVDRPDDLLMRDKK
- a CDS encoding c-type cytochrome codes for the protein MKTGVKRSLGVLGLLVLVAVIYCAYPILKPEGAEPVSPIAGASAAMSSQIERGEYLAKAADCVACHTAPGGKPFAGGFRFPLPFGAIYGTNITADKETGIGNWSDDQFVAAVREGVSPHGNLYPAMPYTSYTGMSRDDVLAIKAWLFSLPPVKQANRANDLSFPFDQRWGMTFWNLAFFNNQRFAPVPEQDDEWNRGAYLAGPLGHCAECHTPRNIGFGLKSGKALSGEVVQGWFAGNITPDKETGIGEWTDAQLSQFLAAGHAEGRSSASGPMAEVVQNSTQYLTPEDNAALVKYLRHIEPVATDASAKVNLQPEGATRSSAILPASQTSSQGQQLFAGDCSGCHLWNGAGRQTPYASLKGSTAVNDPQGRSVVQAMLRGTHLNVNDQVLVMPDFAEKYSDQEVAAVANYVLLQFGGKQGTVTAEQVARQRKN